One segment of Erigeron canadensis isolate Cc75 chromosome 2, C_canadensis_v1, whole genome shotgun sequence DNA contains the following:
- the LOC122588906 gene encoding uncharacterized protein LOC122588906 yields the protein MGESSNSAKGILDFLKSNKFGKTEAAMRSETGNRGDDLNGSLKGFKLEDVMRKSSHGVKEEFVVKEMENRNAPDSKWKNIVEEKCGVSETIGTRDKNYKSLSNSDEAVLELYTRKFNSDNGSGDLYPHDSDVTTADVKEYEVYSKSKTDISRVNLKVGVEKDSVVDRKPSLIGAGSANKDSIGNASTTYDTKYGIREKEGQMRKPDNSATTQGNTELKSFGGLGLPFTSIKQKEELPRLPPVKTNLEVKPSSIIWEEKHQRDESGSKTLNADSSYHIRSFLHVPIGQEISSSGRKRHAGGNWFSVSQGITEDTSDSISGLAVIGDGLSESLDYLNDYWDSDEYDDDDDVGYMRQPIEDETWFLAHEVDYPSDNEKKTAHENSRDPQGRFPEKNEDDNQSFADEDSYLYGGQFFHSKNVDPVSHSDDMIAQYDGQLLDEEELCLMRVESVWKGFVTQKDKLIMLSEGQISDKTGTPHLDDVCVDEDQHASVRSIGVGINSDVTDFGSEVQESLVGGSSEGELEYFRDNDVGMLSHDSKTKYVDQDMKDKRRKATTTGILTKNVSESGFLFPPPRDGQPLSGPNKPYNVIDIEESDDRLHTFKSSSSSPVKTSRDEDDAEAVGSASSSPSSLTSYGYTERAHQEDQKVRGLREEPGASLEDEEAAAVQEQVNQIKAQEEEYEIFELKIVHRTNRTGFEEDKNFNVVLNSVIAGRYHVTEYLGSAAFSKAIQAHDLHTGMDVCVKIIKNNKDFFDQSLDEIKLLKYINKHDPGDKYHLLRLYDYFYYREHLLIVCELLKANLYEFHKFNRESGGEVYFTMPRLQSIAIQCLEALQFLHGLGLIHCDLKPENILVKSYSRCEVKVIDLGSSCFETDNLCSYVQSRSYRAPEVILGLPYNGKIDIWSLGCILAELCTGNVLFQNDTPATLLARVIGIISPIGQEMLAKGRDTYKYFSKNNMLYERNQETNRLEYLIPKKTSLRHRLPMDDQGFLDFVSHLLKVNPKKRPSAADALKHPWLSYPYEPISS from the exons ATGGGAGAGTCGAGTAATTCGGCTAAGGGTATACTAGACTTTTTAAAGAGTAATAAGTTTGGGAAAACCGAGGCTGCGATGAGAAGTGAGACGGGTAACCGCGGGGATGATTTAAACGGGTCTTTGAAAGGTTTTAAACTTGAAGACGTTATGAGGAAGAGTTCTCATGGTGTAAAAGAGGAGTTTGTTGTGAAGGAAATGGAAAACAGGAATGCGCCGGAtagtaaatggaaaaatatcgTGGAAGAGAAATGTGGAGTTAGTGAGACGATTGGGACGAGGGATAAGAATTATAAGTCATTGAGTAATTCTGACGAGGCTGTGCTTGAGTTGTATACGAGGAAGTTTAATTCTGATAATGGGTCGGGTGATCTTTACCCGCATGATTCTGATGTTACAACAGCTGATGTGAAAGAGTATGAGGTTTATTCTAAATCAAAGACTGATATCAGTAGAGTTAATCTGAAAGTGGGAGTTGAAAAAGATTCTGTTGTTGATAGAAAGCCGTCACTGATTGGGGCTGGAAGTGCAAATAAAGATTCTATTGGAAATGCATCAACCACCTATGATACGAAATATGGTATTAGAGAAAAAGAAGGCCAAATGAGAAAGCCTGACAACTCTGCAACAACTCAGGGAAATACTGAATTGAAATCTTTTGGTGGTTTAGGTTTACCTTTCACTTCAATAAAACAGAAGGAAGAGTTACCCAGGTTGCCACCGGTTAAAACCAATTTAgaggttaaaccatcaagtatAATTTGGGAGGAGAAACATCAACGTGATGAATCTGGTTCAAAGACCCTTAATGCTGACAGTTCTTATCATATAAGATCATTTCTGCATGTTCCCATCGGCCAAGAAATAAGCTCTTCAG GTAGAAAAAGGCATGCAGGAGGCAACTGGTTCTCTGTAAGTCAAGGCATTACTGAGGACACTTCTGATTCAATATCTGGTTTAGCAGTAATTGGTGATGGGTTGAGTGAATCTCTTGATTACCTGAATGACTATTGGGACTCTGATGAATATGACGATGATGACGATGTTGGCTACATGAGACAACCTATTGAAGACGAGACCTGGTTTTTGGCTCATGAAGTTGACTACCCGAGTGACAATGAAAAGAAAACAGCCCATGAAAATAGTCGAGATCCACAAGGAAGATTTCCTGAAAAGAATGAGGATGATAATCAATCGTTTGCAGATGAGGACTCGTACTTATATGGGGGCCaattttttcattcaaaaaatgTAGATCCAGTCAGTCACTCAGATGATATGATTGCACAGTATGATGGACAGCTGTTGGATGAAGAGGAGTTGTGTCTGATGCGAGTAGAGTCTGTATGGAAGGGGTTTGTCACACAAAAAGATAAGCTCATTATGTTAAGTGAAGGCCAGATATCGGATAAGACTGGTACGCCGCATCTGGATGATGTTTGTGTAGATGAAGATCAACATGCTTCAGTTCGATCAATAGGTGTTGGGATCAACAGTGACGTGACAGATTTTGGCAGTGAGGTTCAAGAGAGTTTGGTTGGAGGTAGTAGCGAGGGGGAGTTGGAGTATTTTCGTGATAATGATGTTGGTATGCTATCACATGATTCTAAGACGAAATATGTTGATCAAGATATGAAAGACAAAAGGAGAAAAGCCACAACTACAGGTATATTGACAAAAAATGTGAGTGAGAGTGGATTTTTGTTCCCACCTCCTAGAGATGGTCAGCCGTTAAGTGGTCCAAATAAACCTTACAATGTTATTGACATTGAGGAAAGTGATGATCGGTTACATACTTTCAAAAGTAGTAGTTCATCACCTGTCAAAACCTCAAGGGATGAAGATGATGCGGAAGCTGTTGGCTCGGCAAGTTCCAGTCCCTCCAGTCTCACAAGTTATGGATATACTGAAAGGGCCCATCAAGAGGACCAGAAGGTTCGTGGTTTAAGAGAAGAACCAGGGGCCTCACTGGAGGATGAAGAAGCTGCTGCTGTCCAAGAGCAAGTGAACCAGATAAAGGCCCAGGAGGAGGAATATGAAATCTTCGAACTTAAAATTGTGCACAGAACAAACAG AACTGGCTTCGAGGAGGACAAGAATTTCAATGTTGTTTTAAATTCTGTCATAGCCGGGCGTTATCACGTTACCGAGTATCTTGGGTCTGCTGCATTCAGTAAAGCTATTCAAGCACATGACCTTCACACTGGCATGGATGTGTGTGtgaaaatcattaaaaataacaaagacTTTTTTGATCAGAGTCTTGACGAGATAAAGCTTCTAAAATACATCAACAAGCATGATCCTGGTGACAAGTATCATCTTCTCAGACTATATGATTACTTTTACTACCGG GAGCATTTGTTGATTGTTTGTGAACTGCTCAAGGCAAACTTATACGAATTTCATAAGTTCAATCGAGAATCTGGAGGGGAGGTTTATTTTACAATGCCAAGATTGCAG TCAATAGCGATCCAGTGCTTAGAGGCACTTCAGTTTTTGCATGGACTTGGGTTGATACATTGTGATCTGAAGCCTGAGAATATATTAGTTAAGAGCTACAGTAGATGTGAAGTGAAGGTCATTGATCTTGGAAGTAGCTGTTTTGAAACAGATAATCTTTGCTCTTATGTTCAGTCTAGGTCATATCGGGCACCAGAAGTTATTTTGGGGCTTCCATATAATGGAAAGATCGATATTTGGTCCCTTGGCTGCATCTTGGCTGAGCTTTGTACTGGAAAT GTTCTTTTCCAGAATGATACCCCAGCTACTTTACTTGCTCGAGTAATTGGAATTATTAGTCCAATTGGCCAAGAAATGCTTGCTAAAGGACGggatacatataaatacttctCCAAAAACAACATGCTTTATGAGCGCAACCAG GAGACAAACAGATTAGAGTACTTGATTCCCAAGAAGACATCCTTAAGGCATCGTCTACCAATGGATGACCAAGGGTTCCTAGACTTTGTCTCTCATCTACTTAAAGTCAATCCCAAAAAACGCCCTTCAGCCGCAGATGCTTTGAAACACCCATGGTT
- the LOC122588084 gene encoding uncharacterized protein LOC122588084 codes for MAERTSRETLEYICDAVIHLYKREYLRKPTSHDVALLYNAHEARHHLPGMLGSLDCTHVVWRNCPRGLKGQYTRGDHKVPTIMIEAVASQDLWIWHSFFGPPGSNNNISVLNRSPLYDTTRNGTTPYTSFTLRGRLYRRGYLLTDGIYPK; via the coding sequence ATGGCCGAAAGAACAAGCCGGGAAACTCTCGAGTATATTTGTGACGCGGTTATTCATTTGTACAAGCGGGAGTATTTGCGCAAACCGACATCCCACGACGTCGCCTTGCTGTACAATGCGCATGAGGCGCGACACCATTTGCCCGGTATGCTCGGTAGCCTTGATTGTACGCATGTTGTATGGAGGAATTGTCCTAGGGGCTTGAAAGGGCAATACACGCGAGGGGATCACAAAGTGCCGACTATCATGATTGAAGCTGTTGCGTCACAAGATTTATGGATTTGGCATTCGTTTTTTGGTCCTCCCGGATCAAACAACAACATTAGTGTGTTGAATCGGTCGCCATTGTATGATACTACTAGAAATGGAACGACTCCGTACACGTCATTCACTTTACGCGGCCGCTTGTACAGACGTGGGTATTTGCTTACTGATGGAATATATCCTAAGTAG
- the LOC122588824 gene encoding uncharacterized protein LOC122588824: protein MAILHRLNSITISMELCPQLPWSYKSTPSQSFNLFLSTKQHPRFLFVKKVNKSQQHCHCSSVSSSGQQLQELVVDDGSGGGGGDGGGGWDGKYEDDKGQFGNLAQEYGWQVRRMEEKDDEMRNVANIQAEAFYEPVIFFNDYFFKFFQAEVLSGLLYRLKNSPPDRYACLVAEASDSEENQQMVGVVDVTVFRDQSVLVHLSGADEYLYVSGIAVLRDFRRKKVASVLLKACEMLARLWGYKYLVLRAYEDDMGARKLYTNAGYSIVSGDPVWTTSWIGRKRRILMIKQCSISRE, encoded by the exons ATGGCCATTTTGCACCGTTTAAACTCCATAACCATATCAATGGAGCTATGCCCACAACTTCCATGGAGTTACAAATCAACCCCATCtcaaagtttcaatctttttctaTCCACAAAACAACATCCAAGATTCTTGTTTGTGaaaaaagtcaacaaaagtcaacagcaTTGTCATTGTTCTTCAGTCTCATCATCTGGTCAACAACTACAAGAGTTAGTGGTTGATGATGGtagtggaggtggtggtggtgatggtggtggtgggtggGATGGTAAGTATGAAGATGATAAGGGGCAGTTTGGTAATTTAGCTCAAGAGTATGGATGGCAAGTTAGGAGAATGGAAGAAAAGGATGATGAAATGAGAAATGTGGCTAATATTCAAGCAGAGGCTTTTTATGAGCCTGTCATTTTCTTCAATGATTATTTCTTTAAGTTCTTTCAG GCAGAGGTGCTTTCAGGACTTCTTTACAGACTAAAAAATTCACCACCTGATAG ATATGCTTGTTTGGTGGCGGAAGCAAGTGACAGTGAAGAAAATCAACAAATGGTAGGAGTTGTGGACGTTACGGTTTTCAGGGACCAATCTGTTCTTGTGCACTTATCGGGGGCAGATGAATATCTTTACGTATCAGGCATAGCTGTCTTACGTGATTTCAG GCGGAAAAAAGTTGCCAGTGTGTTGCTCAAGGCATGTGAAATGCTGGCTCGTCTTTGGGGCTACAAGTATCTTGTGTTGCGAGCTTATGAAGACGATATGGGTGCCAGAAAGTTGTACACAAATGCCGGATACAGCATTGTGTCGGGGGATCCTGTATGGACAACAAGTTGGATTGGGAGAAAACGTAGAATACTTATGATCAAACAATGTAGCATATCAAGAGAATAA